The DNA region AGCCCGCGGTTGACGAGCTCGACTCGTCGGAGGATGAACACGCGCATCAGGATGTCGCCCAGCTCGGAATCGGTCTGGACGAGCTTCAGGAGGCGGTCCCGTTCGATGAGGTAGGCCTTGCCATCCGTTCTCGCGGCGATGCGCGGCAGGGTCGGCCGCCCCGCCAGCGTGCCCACCTCTCCGGTGAATTGCCCCGGTTCCAGCAAGGCGATGAGCGTGGAGCTGTCGTCCTGTACCCGCCTGATCTCCACCGTTCCTTCCAGGACGACGAAGATCCCGGGTGGAACCGTCCCCGGCGCGATGAGGACCTCGCCGGCTCGGAAGCTATGGACCGGGTTCCCGGCGCCGGCACGCGCGAGCTGCTCGGGCGTGAGAATCGGGAACGTGGTCGGGTTGGCGATCGAGGATTCCGCGGTCGCTGTCATGGTCTTTCGTATCACTCCCAAGAGAAAGTTCCGTCCGCGGCTTCACAGACGATCGCGACGGTCGGTCCTTCGAACCGTGGACGTGGCTTCCTATCAAGTGTACTCCTCCTTGGCGTGGGTCGAGCCTCCGCAAGAGAAAGGTCATGTGACGAGCCCGTCCGAACTAGGTCACAGTATGATCTCGATCGGTCTCGATCGGATCCACCTGGGAGGAACGATGGACAACCTCGCATCTTTCTCGGCTCGTCAGGAAAGCAGCAGAAGCTGCTGCAGCACGAACGCCTGGGACCAGGAAGAATGAGCACGCCCAGCCAGCGAATCCGCGCCGCGCGCGAGCGGACCGGGCTCCAGATCGGCGAGGTCGCGTACCGATGCGGCCTTTCCTACGAGCACTACAACGATATCGAGAGCTACGATGACGATGCCGCACAGACGATTTCGCTGGAGGCGCTCCGCCGCCTGTCGCGTTCCCTGGGCGTGACGGCGCTCTTCATCCTAGAGGGAGCCGATGCTGCGACCCCGACCGCACGAATCACGTTCGCCGAGTTCGCTGCCTGCGTCGCCG from Candidatus Eisenbacteria bacterium includes:
- a CDS encoding helix-turn-helix transcriptional regulator, with translation MSTPSQRIRAARERTGLQIGEVAYRCGLSYEHYNDIESYDDDAAQTISLEALRRLSRSLGVTALFILEGADAATPTARITFAEFAACVAEAVRSSGKDVETWGEEAGWDVAPLLDDPGEIWGLNGEALREIAEAAGVDWRAVLPD